A DNA window from Brenneria izadpanahii contains the following coding sequences:
- a CDS encoding YtxH domain-containing protein, which translates to MYWPQPPMWYPPQMMPGFPPMGYPMPPQPGTPPQAMTPPPYPHHHHHPHTQPQPAFDWNSQAQNMVENMMGEQAGILKNIIGAIGMDDKEFWKGAMIGAAATLLLTNESVRNMLLQTVASTGDLLKTGGAKVKDGVKSGAETLKETATASSTIFRDTLKAGKEGFNESVERHRQQGQPASEEPHNEQQS; encoded by the coding sequence ATGTACTGGCCGCAACCGCCGATGTGGTATCCGCCGCAGATGATGCCGGGCTTTCCGCCGATGGGATACCCTATGCCGCCTCAACCCGGTACGCCGCCGCAGGCCATGACTCCTCCGCCATATCCCCACCATCATCATCACCCCCATACGCAGCCGCAGCCCGCTTTTGACTGGAACAGCCAGGCGCAAAATATGGTGGAAAACATGATGGGCGAACAGGCCGGTATACTTAAAAACATCATCGGCGCCATCGGCATGGATGATAAGGAGTTCTGGAAAGGGGCGATGATCGGCGCGGCGGCGACGCTGCTGTTAACCAATGAAAGCGTGCGCAATATGCTGCTGCAAACCGTCGCCAGCACCGGTGATTTACTCAAAACGGGCGGCGCTAAAGTTAAGGACGGCGTGAAGAGCGGCGCGGAAACGCTGAAAGAAACCGCTACCGCCAGTTCGACTATTTTCCGCGATACGCTGAAAGCGGGAAAAGAAGGCTTCAATGAATCGGTAGAGCGCCACCGCCAACAAGGACAGCCCGCAAGCGAGGAGCCGCACAATGAGCAACAATCGTGA
- a CDS encoding YtxH domain-containing protein: MKQPNYPYGYYPYYAPYAPAPQTPYRQADGRAHLITGVVAGAAIAYLLSNREVQQGITTTASKAWGTVRGEVEELKERLADLQAELEYYRSREQDAE; encoded by the coding sequence ATGAAACAGCCTAACTATCCGTATGGATACTACCCGTATTACGCGCCTTATGCCCCGGCGCCGCAAACGCCGTATCGCCAGGCCGACGGCCGAGCGCACTTGATTACCGGCGTGGTCGCCGGAGCCGCCATTGCCTATTTGCTCAGTAATCGTGAAGTTCAGCAGGGCATCACGACAACGGCCAGCAAGGCATGGGGCACGGTGCGTGGCGAAGTGGAAGAGTTAAAAGAACGGTTAGCCGATTTACAGGCTGAACTGGAGTATTACCGTAGCCGTGAACAGGATGCTGAGTGA
- a CDS encoding heavy metal translocating P-type ATPase, whose product MISHLPETITLVHQLPGRVRLRIPQIRRYPQSLAWLKRQLLSFRGVNGVRLRPEACSAVITYDRQQTKGQTLLQKALALDWQASAPGDYDAEYSSSDNLINLGGIALAWLLPGNWAALPALALTAPTLAEGAESLAHGQLKVDVLDAMALGLSMARGDHRTAMITQSLLTLGEYLEQETSRHSDALLADLMQPREHPVWVERQGVREEIQSGELVNGDLMLLGPGDNIPADGAVLRGVGLINQSSMTGEGVPVRRERGAWVYAGTQVQDGNIVVRAERVGDESSTANIRRFISESLSQRSETQRVTQQMADRRVAITMGVGAAVFALTRDWQRLAAVFLVDYSCALKLSTPIAFKSIMSRAARQGLLLKGGRAIEQLAAIDTVVFDKTGTLTHGDMQVTDVVSFDPQKAWAERLLAIAASVEEHSNHPLAKAVVAAAAHHALPHINHGEVEYVIAHGLQSEMDDHRMVVGSRHFLSCHYQIDFSEFEDEIDRLESQGRHLLFIGLDERLVGMIGLQDNVRQEAAQVIQRLRQQGIKNIVLLTGDKAEKARQLAQELSIDRFFSQATPESKVDVVRDLQQQGHRVLFIGDGINDAPVLTQADVGMAMNQSTELAQQAADAVLLRDNLEGVVTACEMAQEAMRLVNSNIRLTEWVNSSIMLAAAMGWLKPAASALLHNGTTLGVLLRSLAAKNRKYPD is encoded by the coding sequence GTGATCTCTCATTTGCCTGAAACCATTACGTTGGTTCATCAATTGCCGGGGCGGGTACGTTTGCGCATTCCGCAGATACGGCGCTACCCGCAAAGTTTGGCCTGGCTGAAACGTCAGTTGCTCTCTTTTCGCGGCGTTAACGGGGTACGTCTGCGCCCTGAAGCCTGCTCAGCCGTCATTACTTACGATCGCCAGCAGACCAAAGGCCAAACCCTGCTGCAAAAAGCGCTGGCGTTGGACTGGCAGGCGAGCGCGCCGGGCGATTATGACGCGGAATATAGCAGCAGCGATAATCTAATCAACCTTGGCGGCATCGCGCTGGCTTGGCTGCTGCCCGGAAACTGGGCCGCGCTGCCGGCCTTGGCGCTCACCGCGCCCACGTTGGCGGAAGGGGCGGAGAGCCTGGCTCACGGCCAGTTGAAAGTGGACGTGCTGGACGCCATGGCGCTGGGTTTGTCCATGGCGCGGGGCGATCACCGTACGGCGATGATCACCCAGTCGCTGTTGACGTTGGGCGAGTATCTGGAGCAGGAAACCAGCCGTCATTCCGATGCGCTTCTGGCCGATCTGATGCAGCCCAGAGAGCACCCGGTCTGGGTTGAGCGGCAAGGCGTGCGTGAAGAAATTCAGAGCGGCGAGTTGGTCAACGGCGATCTGATGTTGCTGGGGCCGGGGGACAATATCCCCGCCGACGGCGCGGTTCTGCGCGGCGTGGGGCTGATTAATCAGTCCTCGATGACCGGCGAAGGCGTACCGGTACGCCGGGAGCGCGGCGCCTGGGTTTATGCCGGCACACAGGTGCAGGACGGCAATATCGTCGTTCGCGCCGAGCGGGTCGGCGATGAATCCTCCACGGCCAATATCCGGCGTTTTATCAGCGAATCTCTGAGTCAGCGCAGTGAAACGCAGCGCGTGACGCAACAAATGGCCGATCGGCGGGTCGCCATCACTATGGGCGTCGGCGCGGCGGTTTTCGCCTTAACCCGTGACTGGCAACGCCTGGCCGCCGTCTTCCTGGTGGATTATTCCTGCGCCCTGAAGCTAAGCACGCCCATTGCCTTTAAATCGATCATGAGCCGGGCGGCGCGTCAGGGACTCCTGCTGAAAGGGGGACGGGCGATTGAACAACTGGCCGCGATCGATACCGTGGTGTTTGATAAAACCGGCACCCTGACGCATGGAGATATGCAAGTGACCGATGTCGTCAGTTTCGATCCGCAAAAAGCCTGGGCCGAGCGCTTGCTGGCGATTGCCGCGTCCGTTGAGGAACACAGTAATCACCCGTTGGCGAAAGCGGTGGTTGCGGCAGCGGCGCACCATGCGTTGCCGCACATCAATCATGGCGAAGTGGAATACGTTATTGCCCACGGTTTACAGTCCGAAATGGACGATCATCGTATGGTGGTGGGGAGCCGTCATTTCCTTAGCTGCCATTATCAGATTGATTTTTCAGAATTTGAAGATGAGATCGACAGGTTGGAGTCGCAGGGGCGTCACCTGTTGTTCATCGGCCTGGATGAACGGCTGGTCGGCATGATCGGCCTGCAAGACAACGTGCGGCAAGAGGCCGCGCAGGTGATCCAGCGCCTGCGTCAACAGGGAATAAAAAATATCGTGCTGCTGACCGGTGATAAAGCCGAGAAGGCGCGGCAGCTGGCGCAGGAATTATCCATCGACCGTTTCTTTTCCCAGGCGACGCCGGAAAGCAAAGTCGATGTGGTGCGCGATCTGCAACAGCAGGGCCATCGGGTGCTGTTTATCGGCGACGGCATCAATGATGCCCCGGTATTAACCCAGGCCGATGTGGGCATGGCGATGAATCAAAGCACCGAGCTGGCGCAGCAGGCCGCCGATGCCGTATTGCTGCGGGATAACCTCGAAGGGGTGGTGACCGCCTGTGAAATGGCTCAGGAAGCGATGCGCCTGGTTAACAGCAATATCCGCCTGACGGAGTGGGTGAATAGTTCGATTATGCTGGCGGCGGCCATGGGCTGGCTGAAACCGGCGGCCAGCGCGTTATTGCACAACGGCACCACGCTCGGCGTGTTACTGCGCTCGCTGGCGGCAAAAAACCGCAAGTATCCAGACTGA
- a CDS encoding GNAT family N-acetyltransferase: MIIDNKAFEKNGLTYVIRSAIAADAKALSALRPQIDGETQNMDRQRGEGFIDAPGFERLIRMDTASPVNLFLVAVVDKRLVGFSRCEGSNLARLAHKVEFGVCMLKDFWGYGIGKNLLQTSVAWADACGIKKMALSALETNVKAIELYKKLGFEVEGILKNDKLLADGKYYNTIAMGRCHDIESAFR; encoded by the coding sequence TTGATTATTGATAATAAAGCATTTGAGAAAAATGGACTGACCTATGTCATTCGCTCCGCCATTGCCGCCGATGCGAAAGCGTTGTCTGCCTTAAGGCCGCAGATCGATGGCGAGACGCAGAATATGGATCGGCAGCGCGGCGAGGGTTTTATTGATGCTCCGGGCTTTGAACGGTTAATTCGGATGGATACGGCCAGTCCGGTGAATTTATTTTTGGTCGCCGTCGTCGATAAACGACTTGTCGGTTTTTCGCGCTGCGAAGGATCTAACCTCGCGCGGCTGGCGCATAAGGTCGAATTTGGCGTGTGCATGCTGAAGGATTTTTGGGGATACGGCATCGGGAAAAACTTACTACAAACATCTGTCGCCTGGGCTGACGCCTGCGGTATCAAAAAGATGGCGCTGAGCGCGTTGGAAACTAATGTCAAGGCGATTGAACTGTATAAAAAATTGGGTTTTGAGGTTGAGGGCATACTGAAAAACGACAAATTGCTTGCCGATGGAAAGTATTACAACACTATTGCGATGGGGCGCTGCCATGACATCGAAAGCGCGTTTCGTTGA
- a CDS encoding NCS2 family permease, whose translation MADNTVNTPAPGSWLERRFALYSRGSTAKTECLAGVTGFLAAAYLLVVIPGLLAVGGIDKGAATTGTILVFVAGTLLMAFYANLPFIVGPGIGGSVLVGVTLAGSEGIGWQIGLGIACWSGILFFLLTKFGLREVVTRSVPQSIKLGLTASIGLFVAVLGFRNAGLVLANAKTSALMLGNFLSPGALVALCGLFLAIALQARRIPGAILWAILFATLVGIPAGVTKLPESFIALPHSLAPVLGHIDMLGALNIAFLPFLFVFFASEFFSTMGTTLAVGGEAGLLDEEGNMPLINRPFMVDSIAAALGPWVGIPAATALIESSAAAEAGGKSGMTALAAAIMFLLMLLFTPVALMIPKEATAPALILIGLNMFSGLRKVDLGNFTDGLPVLMMVMITLIANSFGTGIAGGLLFYILIKAIAGKWREIPIGLWIMAVPLVYYFATLVKH comes from the coding sequence ATGGCCGATAATACCGTTAACACGCCAGCGCCAGGGAGCTGGTTAGAACGCCGTTTCGCGTTGTACTCCCGCGGCAGTACGGCAAAAACAGAATGTCTGGCCGGCGTCACCGGCTTTCTTGCCGCCGCTTACCTGCTGGTGGTGATCCCCGGATTGCTGGCCGTCGGCGGCATAGACAAAGGCGCCGCCACCACCGGCACCATTCTGGTCTTTGTGGCCGGGACGCTCCTGATGGCGTTTTACGCCAACCTGCCGTTTATCGTCGGGCCGGGCATTGGCGGCTCGGTGCTGGTCGGCGTGACGCTGGCCGGAAGCGAAGGCATCGGCTGGCAAATTGGCCTCGGCATCGCCTGCTGGTCCGGGATTTTATTCTTTCTGCTAACGAAATTCGGCCTGCGCGAAGTGGTGACGCGCTCCGTTCCGCAATCCATTAAGCTGGGATTAACCGCGTCTATCGGCCTGTTTGTGGCGGTACTCGGTTTTCGCAACGCCGGTCTGGTGCTGGCCAACGCCAAGACCAGCGCGCTGATGCTGGGCAATTTCCTTTCGCCGGGCGCGCTGGTGGCGCTATGCGGACTGTTTCTGGCGATTGCGCTACAGGCGCGGCGCATACCGGGCGCCATCCTGTGGGCCATTCTGTTTGCCACGCTGGTCGGCATACCGGCCGGCGTCACGAAATTGCCGGAAAGTTTCATCGCGCTGCCCCATTCGCTGGCCCCGGTTCTCGGCCATATCGATATGTTGGGCGCGCTGAATATTGCTTTCCTGCCGTTCCTGTTCGTTTTTTTCGCCTCGGAGTTTTTTTCAACCATGGGCACGACGCTGGCGGTGGGCGGCGAGGCGGGCCTGCTGGACGAAGAAGGCAACATGCCGCTGATCAACCGTCCGTTTATGGTGGATTCCATCGCCGCCGCGCTGGGGCCGTGGGTCGGCATTCCAGCGGCGACGGCGCTGATTGAATCTTCCGCCGCCGCCGAAGCCGGGGGCAAAAGCGGCATGACCGCGCTGGCCGCCGCAATCATGTTTCTATTGATGCTATTATTCACGCCCGTCGCGCTGATGATCCCCAAAGAAGCTACGGCGCCGGCGCTGATCCTGATTGGCCTGAATATGTTCAGCGGATTACGGAAAGTCGATCTCGGCAATTTCACCGACGGGCTGCCGGTGCTGATGATGGTGATGATCACGCTGATCGCCAACAGCTTCGGCACCGGGATTGCGGGCGGCCTGCTGTTTTACATTCTTATCAAGGCCATCGCCGGCAAGTGGCGGGAAATTCCTATCGGATTGTGGATTATGGCCGTGCCGCTGGTTTACTACTTCGCGACATTGGTTAAGCACTAA
- a CDS encoding adenine deaminase has product MSVTADTRRRAVLAARGECPFDLLLTQARVVDMATGEIRDADVGIVGELIASVHPRGSRTDAGEIHDLAKAYLSPGLMDTHVHLESSHLPPARYAEIVLAQGTTAVFWDPHELANVLGVEGVRYAVAASRGLPLQVMVAAPSSVPSTPGLEMSGADFAGEEMAVMLGWPEVSGVAEVMDMHGVLHGSERMMEILHAGLASGKLIEGHARGLHGADLQAYLAAGVTSDHELTSADDALEKLRAGLTLEIRGSHPYLLPDIVAALKTLPHLSSQITVCTDDVPPDMLLEKGGVIALLNLLIEHGLPAMDALRFATLNAAIRLRRNDLGLIAAGRRADLVVFDSLEKLQARRVYVAGKLTADNGAMLNGISGPENVLPPRDTLRLAPVTDNDFIMRIATLRHGVARLRHIRGARFTQWGEKEVEVRDGKVRLPDGFSLIWVRHRHGRHAAQPQMALLEGWGELRGAIATSYSHDSHNLVVLGRDPVDMALAANRLIDSGGGMALARNGDIIAHVAMPIAGMLSDLPAAELAAQFRQLRERSNDIADWEPPYRVFKAIEGTCLACNAGPHLTDLGLTDGATRQIIDPLIDWREIPDQPQH; this is encoded by the coding sequence ATGAGCGTTACAGCAGACACGCGCCGACGCGCGGTACTGGCCGCCAGGGGAGAATGCCCCTTCGATCTGTTGCTGACCCAGGCCAGGGTTGTCGATATGGCGACCGGGGAGATCCGCGATGCGGACGTCGGGATTGTCGGGGAACTGATCGCCAGCGTTCATCCGCGCGGCAGCCGCACTGACGCCGGGGAAATTCACGATCTTGCGAAGGCGTATCTCTCGCCCGGCTTGATGGACACCCACGTACATCTTGAAAGTTCGCACCTGCCGCCGGCGCGCTACGCCGAGATCGTACTGGCGCAAGGCACCACCGCGGTGTTTTGGGATCCGCATGAACTGGCCAATGTACTGGGCGTTGAAGGGGTGCGCTATGCCGTTGCCGCCAGCCGCGGCCTGCCGCTGCAGGTGATGGTCGCCGCGCCGTCGAGCGTGCCCTCCACGCCCGGACTGGAGATGTCCGGCGCCGACTTCGCCGGCGAAGAGATGGCGGTCATGCTCGGCTGGCCTGAGGTATCCGGCGTGGCGGAAGTGATGGACATGCACGGCGTACTACACGGCAGCGAACGCATGATGGAAATTCTTCATGCCGGCCTTGCCAGCGGTAAACTGATTGAAGGCCATGCGCGCGGTCTGCACGGCGCAGATTTACAGGCTTATCTGGCGGCGGGCGTCACTTCCGATCATGAACTGACTTCCGCCGACGACGCGCTGGAAAAGCTGCGCGCCGGGTTAACCCTCGAAATACGCGGTTCTCATCCCTATCTGTTGCCTGATATCGTCGCGGCGCTGAAAACCCTGCCGCATCTGTCGTCGCAAATTACCGTCTGCACCGATGATGTTCCGCCCGACATGCTGTTGGAAAAAGGCGGCGTTATCGCCCTGCTCAACTTGCTGATTGAACACGGCTTGCCGGCGATGGATGCGCTGCGATTCGCCACGCTGAACGCGGCGATTCGGCTGCGTCGCAACGATCTTGGTTTGATCGCCGCCGGCCGGCGCGCGGATCTGGTGGTTTTCGACTCGCTGGAGAAACTTCAGGCGCGGCGGGTTTACGTCGCCGGCAAGCTTACCGCCGACAACGGCGCCATGCTAAACGGCATCAGCGGCCCGGAAAACGTACTTCCTCCGCGCGATACCCTGCGTCTTGCGCCGGTGACGGATAATGATTTTATTATGCGCATCGCCACGCTGCGCCACGGCGTTGCCCGCCTGCGGCATATCCGCGGGGCGCGCTTTACCCAATGGGGAGAAAAAGAAGTCGAAGTGCGCGATGGCAAGGTGCGATTGCCGGACGGCTTCAGCCTGATCTGGGTACGGCATCGCCACGGCCGTCACGCGGCGCAGCCGCAGATGGCCTTGCTGGAAGGCTGGGGCGAACTGCGCGGCGCCATTGCCACCAGCTACTCGCACGATTCGCATAACCTGGTGGTTCTGGGGCGCGATCCTGTTGACATGGCGCTGGCGGCAAATCGTCTGATCGACAGCGGCGGCGGCATGGCGCTGGCCAGGAATGGCGACATCATCGCGCACGTGGCGATGCCGATAGCCGGTATGCTGTCCGATCTGCCGGCGGCGGAGCTGGCCGCTCAGTTTCGTCAATTGCGTGAACGCAGTAACGATATCGCCGACTGGGAGCCGCCCTACCGCGTGTTTAAGGCCATTGAGGGAACCTGCCTTGCCTGCAACGCAGGCCCGCATCTGACCGATCTTGGCCTGACGGACGGCGCCACGCGACAGATTATCGACCCGCTTATCGACTGGCGGGAAATTCCAGACCAACCACAACACTAA
- a CDS encoding LysR family transcriptional regulator, which produces MTEPWLRLPALSLKQLQYFVTLAQLRHFTETANRLAISQPALSSALRQIETVLGGKLVNRTASSVTLTELGAAILPHAERVLSVAQRSFQDMRRIVEAGGDGTVRIGLVPSVSSLLFPDIPAKLAQQFPRLKVEFHDQTNDSLTAQLLKGQIDFGIGALDSAVPPELKVFSLQEDPFVAVLHRDDVLAQSAHLPWKLLTGRDVVVFSKGNIQRLVAAMAESNRLTLRTRYQVDYIETLYGLVRSKLAVAILPQLYTTHLQDAELTVVQLQQPALTRTVALMRGPQPLPHLIESCFQLLLATLRPGGNQRPGV; this is translated from the coding sequence ATGACAGAACCCTGGCTGCGCCTGCCCGCGCTTTCTTTAAAACAGTTGCAGTATTTTGTGACGCTGGCGCAACTGCGTCACTTTACCGAAACCGCCAACCGTCTCGCCATCAGCCAGCCGGCGTTAAGCAGCGCGCTGCGGCAAATAGAAACGGTGCTTGGGGGCAAGCTGGTTAACCGCACGGCTTCATCCGTGACCCTGACGGAGCTTGGCGCGGCTATTCTGCCGCATGCGGAAAGGGTGCTCAGCGTCGCGCAGCGGTCATTTCAGGATATGCGGCGGATTGTCGAGGCCGGGGGCGACGGCACCGTGCGTATCGGTCTGGTTCCTTCCGTTAGCTCTCTGCTGTTTCCTGATATCCCGGCGAAGCTGGCGCAGCAGTTTCCGCGCCTGAAAGTGGAATTTCACGATCAAACCAATGACTCGCTTACCGCCCAATTGCTGAAAGGACAAATCGATTTTGGTATCGGCGCATTGGATAGCGCCGTTCCGCCGGAGTTAAAGGTGTTTTCCCTGCAGGAAGATCCCTTTGTCGCCGTCCTGCACCGCGATGACGTTCTGGCGCAGTCGGCGCATTTGCCGTGGAAACTGCTGACGGGACGCGATGTCGTGGTATTTTCCAAAGGCAATATCCAGCGGCTGGTCGCGGCGATGGCGGAGAGCAACCGGCTTACGCTGCGCACCCGCTATCAGGTCGATTACATCGAAACCCTGTATGGACTGGTGCGCTCGAAACTGGCGGTGGCCATCCTGCCGCAACTTTACACCACGCATTTACAGGACGCGGAGCTGACGGTGGTGCAATTACAGCAACCCGCGCTGACGCGAACCGTGGCGTTGATGCGCGGCCCTCAGCCTCTGCCGCATTTGATCGAATCCTGTTTTCAGCTTCTGCTGGCGACGCTGCGTCCAGGGGGAAATCAGCGTCCCGGCGTTTGA
- the thiM gene encoding hydroxyethylthiazole kinase has product MNTRPVDLPAAHAAASLTQFHALSPLVHCLTNDVVQSFTANVLLALNASPAMVVDPAEAAQFSALADALLINVGTLERHRADAMLAAVNGANRSGTPWVLDPVAVGGLTFRTEFARELLQLNPAAIRGNASEIMALSGLSAQGRGVDSANDSFTALPAARELAHRLSTVVAVTGEVDYVTDGSRDWAISGGDKIMTRVVGTGCALSAVVAAFCALEGDRLQHVATACRVMARAGEQAAMQSQGPGGFIPAFLDRLYCLRGEDLL; this is encoded by the coding sequence ATGAACACTCGACCTGTCGATTTACCGGCCGCCCATGCGGCGGCGTCGTTAACGCAATTCCATGCGTTGTCTCCTTTAGTGCACTGTCTGACCAACGATGTGGTGCAATCATTTACCGCTAACGTTTTACTGGCGCTCAATGCTTCGCCCGCGATGGTGGTGGATCCCGCCGAAGCCGCGCAGTTCAGCGCATTGGCCGATGCGCTGCTGATTAATGTCGGAACGCTGGAGCGCCATCGCGCCGACGCCATGCTGGCGGCGGTTAACGGCGCCAATCGCTCCGGTACGCCCTGGGTGCTCGATCCGGTTGCGGTCGGCGGGCTGACGTTTCGTACCGAATTCGCCCGTGAACTGCTGCAATTAAATCCGGCGGCCATTCGGGGAAACGCTTCCGAAATCATGGCGTTGTCCGGGCTGAGCGCGCAGGGGCGCGGCGTCGACAGCGCCAACGACTCGTTTACCGCGCTGCCCGCCGCGCGCGAATTGGCTCATCGTCTCTCTACGGTGGTCGCGGTGACGGGCGAAGTGGACTACGTAACGGACGGTTCCCGCGACTGGGCGATCAGCGGCGGGGATAAAATCATGACCCGCGTGGTGGGCACCGGTTGCGCGTTATCCGCGGTGGTCGCCGCTTTCTGCGCGCTGGAGGGCGACCGTTTGCAACATGTGGCGACGGCCTGTCGCGTTATGGCGCGGGCGGGAGAACAGGCCGCCATGCAGTCTCAGGGGCCGGGCGGCTTTATTCCGGCCTTTCTCGATCGGCTGTACTGTCTGCGCGGGGAGGATCTGTTATGA
- the thiD gene encoding bifunctional hydroxymethylpyrimidine kinase/phosphomethylpyrimidine kinase encodes MKQRINALTIAGTDPSGGAGIQADLKTFSALEAYGASVITALVAQNTRGVQSVYRIEPAFVAAQLDSVLSDVRIDSAKIGMLAQADIVDVVAERLRHYAVPYVVLDTVMLAKSGDPLLSPDAVESIRRLLLPNVSLITPNLPEAAALLDCPPAGNEREMRAQGQELLGMGCQAVLMKGGHLSEDESPDWLFLQGQAPQRFTSPRVDTRHTHGTGCTLSAALAALRPRYADWPATVAAAKNYLQQALEQADTLEVGQGIGPVHHFHAWW; translated from the coding sequence ATGAAACAACGTATTAATGCATTAACCATCGCCGGCACCGACCCCAGCGGCGGGGCGGGGATCCAGGCCGATTTAAAAACGTTCTCCGCGCTGGAGGCGTACGGCGCGTCGGTGATCACCGCGCTGGTGGCGCAGAATACCCGCGGCGTGCAGTCTGTTTACCGGATTGAACCGGCGTTCGTGGCGGCCCAGTTGGATTCCGTGCTGAGCGACGTGCGTATCGACAGCGCCAAGATCGGCATGCTGGCGCAGGCGGATATCGTCGACGTGGTGGCGGAGCGTCTGCGTCACTACGCCGTACCTTATGTGGTGCTGGATACGGTCATGCTGGCAAAAAGCGGCGATCCGCTGTTATCGCCCGACGCGGTGGAGTCGATTCGGCGGTTGCTGTTGCCTAATGTCTCCCTGATTACCCCTAACTTACCGGAAGCGGCTGCCCTGCTTGACTGTCCGCCGGCCGGCAATGAGCGGGAGATGCGCGCTCAGGGGCAGGAACTGCTGGGTATGGGCTGTCAGGCGGTATTGATGAAAGGCGGACATTTAAGCGAGGATGAAAGCCCGGACTGGCTGTTCCTTCAGGGACAGGCGCCGCAGCGCTTCACCTCTCCGCGCGTCGATACCCGCCATACGCATGGCACCGGCTGCACGCTCTCCGCGGCGCTGGCGGCCCTGCGGCCGCGTTATGCTGATTGGCCGGCGACGGTCGCGGCGGCGAAAAATTATCTGCAACAGGCGCTTGAGCAGGCCGATACGCTGGAAGTCGGGCAGGGGATTGGCCCGGTGCACCATTTTCATGCCTGGTGGTAA
- the fbaB gene encoding class I fructose-bisphosphate aldolase has protein sequence MTDIAQLLGEEAEDLLQHRCTTIPVENLYLPGADFVDRVMIDNNRPNSVLRSMQTLFNHGRLAGTGYLSILPVDQGVEHSAGASFAANPLYFDPKNIVELAIEAGCNCVASTYGVLAAVSRRYAHKIPFLVKLNHNETLSYPTQYDQTLYASVEQAFNLGAVAVGATIYFGSEQSRRQIEEISSAFERAHELGMVTVLWAYLRNPAFKKDGVDYHSSADLTGQANHIAATIGADIVKQKMAENNGGYRAIKFGYTDDRVYDKLTTDHPIDLVRYQLANCYMGRAGLINSGGAAGNNDLQESVRTAVINKRAGGMGLILGRKAFKKSMKEGVALINAVQDTYLDKSITIA, from the coding sequence ATGACTGATATTGCACAGTTATTAGGTGAGGAAGCGGAAGATCTACTGCAACACCGCTGTACCACAATCCCTGTTGAAAACCTCTACCTGCCGGGCGCCGACTTTGTCGATCGGGTGATGATCGATAACAACCGCCCCAACAGCGTACTGCGTTCAATGCAGACGCTGTTCAACCACGGCCGACTGGCCGGCACCGGCTATCTGTCAATCTTACCGGTCGATCAGGGGGTCGAGCACTCCGCCGGCGCGTCTTTCGCCGCCAATCCGCTCTATTTCGATCCTAAAAATATCGTTGAACTGGCGATCGAGGCAGGCTGTAACTGCGTGGCGTCCACCTATGGCGTACTGGCCGCGGTTTCGCGCCGCTACGCGCACAAAATCCCGTTTCTGGTCAAGCTCAACCACAACGAAACCCTGAGCTATCCGACCCAGTACGACCAAACGCTGTACGCCAGCGTTGAGCAGGCGTTCAATCTGGGGGCAGTCGCCGTGGGCGCCACCATTTATTTTGGCTCTGAGCAGTCGCGCCGCCAGATTGAAGAGATCTCCAGCGCATTCGAACGCGCTCACGAGTTGGGCATGGTCACCGTGCTGTGGGCCTATCTGCGCAATCCGGCCTTCAAAAAAGACGGCGTAGACTACCATTCCAGCGCCGATCTCACCGGCCAGGCCAACCACATTGCCGCCACCATCGGCGCCGATATCGTGAAGCAGAAAATGGCGGAAAACAACGGCGGCTACCGCGCCATCAAATTCGGCTATACCGACGATCGCGTCTACGACAAACTGACCACCGATCACCCGATCGATCTGGTTCGTTACCAGTTGGCCAACTGCTATATGGGCCGCGCCGGGCTCATTAACTCCGGCGGCGCCGCCGGCAATAACGATCTACAGGAATCCGTGCGTACCGCGGTGATCAATAAGCGCGCCGGCGGCATGGGCCTGATTCTCGGCCGCAAGGCATTCAAAAAATCAATGAAAGAAGGCGTGGCGCTGATCAACGCCGTGCAGGATACCTATCTTGATAAAAGTATAACCATCGCGTAA